A genomic stretch from Perognathus longimembris pacificus isolate PPM17 chromosome 5, ASM2315922v1, whole genome shotgun sequence includes:
- the Slc19a1 gene encoding reduced folate transporter, translating into MVPSDQAVEKQASEEPVLGHKLQSWQCLVSYLCFYGFMAQMRPGESFITPYLLGPDKNFTNEQLTNEITPVLSYSYLAVLVPIFLLTDYLRYKPVLLLQGLSFVCVWVLLLVGHTVLHMQLMEVFYSVTMAARIAYSSYIFSLVHPALYQRMASYSRASVLLGVFTSSVLGQLLVTVGDVHFPTLNHISLAFLTFSLGLTVFLKRPKRSLFFNRSALAHSAAPCELDRMHPRPCPRAGRLGRALGACRDSFLVRMLCELGHSVRRPQLRLWCLWWIFNSAGYYLVIYYVHILWNVVCPATDSAKVYNGAADAASTLLSAVLSFSAGFVKIRWALWSKLVIAGITAVQAGLVYFLSVTDNIWLCYVAFVLFRGAYQFLVPIATFQIASSLSKELCALVFGINSFLATVLKTSITLVVADKRGLGLTVRSQFFIYFMYFVVLSVVYLAGGVLDGLQMCQWGPCPQRWQQGQGGRHLPLPQAQELRSPLEEKTPTALSLQEGSQGGLQPPAASPPPEDSPKDSLGARAHEAKA; encoded by the exons ATGGTGCCCTCTGATCAGGCTGTGGAGAAGCAGGCATCGGAAGAGCCTGTACTGGGCCACAAGCTCCAGTCATGGCAGTGTCTGGTGTCCTACCTCTGCTTCTACGGCTTCATGGCACAGATGCGGCCTGGGGAGAGTTTCATCACACCCTACCTCTTGGGGCCCGACAAGAACTTCACCAATGAGCAG CTTACCAATGAGATCACACCTGTGCTGTCTTACTCCTACCTGGCCGTGCTGGTGCCCATCTTCCTGCTGACCGACTACCTGCGCTACAAGCCGGtgctgctgctgcagggcctGAGCTTCGTGTGCGTGtgggtgctgctgctggtggGCCACACCGTGCTGCACATGCAGCTCATGGAGGTCTTCTACAGCGTCACCATGGCCGCCCGCATCGCCTACTCCTCCTACATCTTCTCCCTCGTGCACCCAGCCCTCTACCAGCGCATGGCCAGCTACTCCCGGGCCTCCGTGCTGCTGGGTGTCTTCACCAGCTCCGTGCTGGGCCAGCTGCTGGTCACGGTGGGCGACGTGCACTTCCCCACGCTCAACCACATCTCCCTGGCCTTCCTCACCTTCAGCCTGGGCCTCACCGTTTTCCTGAAGCGCCCGAAGCGCAGCCTCTTCTTCAACCGCAGCGCCCTGGCGCACAGCGCCGCCCCCTGCGAGCTGGACAGGATGCACCCGCGCCCCTGCCCGcgggctgggaggctggggcgGGCGCTGGGCGCCTGCAGGGACTCCTTCCTGGTGCGCATGCTCTGCGAGCTGGGGCACAGTGTGCGGCGGCCGCAGCTGCGCCTCTGGTGCCTCTGGTGGATCTTCAACTCGGCCGGCTACTACCTGGTGATCTACTACGTGCACATCCTGTGGAACGTGGTGTGCCCCGCCACCGACAGTGCCAAGGTCTACAATGGCGCCGCTGACGCCGCCTCCACGCTGCTGA GTGCTGTCTTGTCCTTCTCCGCTGGCTTCGTGAAGATCCGCTGGGCCCTGTGGTCGAAGCTGGTCATTGCGGGCATCACAGCTGTGCAGGCCGGGCTCGTCTACTTCCTGTCGGTCACCGACAACATCTGGCTCTGCTATGTGGCCTTTGTGCTCTTCCGCGGTGCCTACCAATTCCTCGTGCCCATTGCCAC CTTTCAGATTGCGTCTTCCCTCTCCAAAGAGCTCTGTGCCTTAGTTTTTGGGATCAACTCATTCCTCGCCACTGTTCTCAAAACCTCCATCACGCTCGTGGTTGCCGACAAGCGGGGCCTGGGCCTCACGGTCAGATCGCAG TTCTTCATCTACTTCATGTACTTCGTGGTGCTGTCGGTCGTCTACCTGGCAGGGGGAGTGCTGGACGGCCTGCAGATGTGCCAGTGGGGTCCCTGCCCGCAGCGCTGGCAGCAAGGCCAGGGGGGCCGTCACCTGCCGCTGCCCCAGGCCCAGGAGCTGAGGAGCCCCTTGGAGGAGAAGACTCCCACTGCCCTGAGCTTGCAGGAGGGGAGCCAGGGCGGCCTGCAGCCCCCAGCCGCGTCGCCGCCCCCGGAGGACAGCCCGAAAGACAGCTTGGGGGCTCGCGCGCACGAGGCCAAGGCCTGA